The genome window aaaaatattttaaaacatgatCAATAATCTTGAATGCCTACTAAAGGATGGTTGTACTCGGTATATTTGTGTCTGTTTTGAGTTTTCCGTATCATATTTTGGTTCCTAACTTTACTGATCAGCTTCATATATAATGCTCCTTATTTAAACTTCTCAAAGCTATGGTAGAAGCAATGACATTAATTTCTACGATTTTGTTTGGCAGATGCTCAACTTTTCGCACAACAACTTAAATAATGAAGGAAGAGTCCGTACAGTTCTTGATGTTGGTTGTGGTGTTGCAAGTTTTGGAGCGTATCTTCTTTCTTCTGACATTATAGCAATGTCATTAGCACCCAATGATGTTCATCAAAACCAAATCCAATTTGCCCTGGAAAGAGGAATTCCTGCATGTCTTGGTGTTCTAGGGACAAAAAGGCTCCCTTACCCGAGCAGATCATTTGAACTTGCTCACTGTTCTCGTTGTAGGATTGATTGGCTTCAAAGGGATGGGATTCTTCTTCTCGAGCTAGACCGGTTACTTAGACCTGGAGGCTATTTTGCCTACTCGTCTCCAGAGGCTTATGCACAAGATGAAGAGGATCTCCGGATATGGAAAGAGATGAGCGCCCTTGTGGAACGTATGTGTTGGAGAATAGCTGCAAAGAGGAACCAAACTGTCATTTGGCAAAAGCCTTTGACAAATGATTGTTATATGGAACGAGCACCTGGTACAAATCCACCGCTCTGTCGGTCTGATGATGATCCAGATGCAGTTTGGGGTGTGCCAATGGAAGCTTGTATCACTCCTTATTCTGACCGTGAGTATATTTATCTGTCAGTGTTGCTAATATTAGTCTCTCCCCCCTCCCCCCCTCAGttgatattttcttttcgaGTATGCTAATATTTAGAtacaaattttcatataacgTGTCTTGAATTTGGTTTTTCATTGATTTGGAAGTTGACTTCGATTTCTGAAGTCATAAATTGGCTGGCTGAtgacttttatatatttattcttccACAGATATGTTGCTtacatattttaacaaaatatgaaatgGCTTGCTATGTTTTTCCAACTCTCCATTTTGCTTGAAGTACCCTAGTTTGACACTTGTCTCCAACACATATCCGATCTTGGGTTTGAGGATATGACCTTCCAAGTCCCCTCCAAATACATAGaagagaaattgaaaaaaaattaaacatacccGTCCCTGACACATACTCATATCTGATGCTTACACTAAGTCCAAGTAACATTGATGGCCTGTTTTTCAACTTCATATCAAATTCTGATGAGGTGAAATCTTGACATATTCTTTTATGTTGCTGAGTTCCTTAACAGTAAGCTCGATTTGCTTTTAGCTTAAGGATAAAGAGAGAAATATGAACCGGAATCTtaccaaataaaagtaattgCTTGATAATTTTGGAATTAGTTGCCTTGTGCTTAGGTTATGTGGTAACAAGTGCATTCATTCTGCTCAATTATTCTTTTTGAATATTTGCGAGTTATACGATATAATTGTTGCTCAATTATATGTAATTCCTGATTAtaaattatggtatattttgCGACGGAAAATTATAGGGATTCTTTGAGTTTATAGCTTTAAAAGATTGGTTTAAACTTTATCTTAACTAAAACTTCTCTTTGTTTCTATCAGATGATCAGAAAGCCAAGGGAAGTGGTTTGGCTCCTTGGCCAGCGAGATTGACATCTCCTCCTCCAAGGCTTGCTGATTTCGGTTATtcaaatgaaatgtttgaaaaagaCACGGTAATGGAGGCAGCATTGTTTCATCTATGCCTTTACTTATGATTAGTGTGTTGTTCTTATATTGTGACTTATGTGGCCATGACATAGGGTATAGATGCTAATATAGCTTTTGCAATTTCATAGGAAACTTGGCGCCAGCGGGTAGAGAATTATTGGAATCTCTTGAGTCCAAAGATTGAGGCCAACACTTTGAGAAATTTGATGGACATGAAAGCAAACATGGGATCTTTTGCGGCTGCTCTAAAAGAGAGGAATGTTTGGGTGATGAATGTCATCCCTGAGGATGGACCAAACACACTTAAGTTGATATATGACAGAGGCCTCATTGGCACTACTCATAACTGGTATGCGCAAATTTACTTGAAAATCTACATAACCAAGTAtgaaatattaacatatttctCCTTTCTGATAAACACCGAATTTTGTCTAACAAAACACAGCTACAGCTTGCGCCCCCCCAacagcatgtatatatatattcagtgAAATGGATTCTCTGACAAAACACA of Gossypium raimondii isolate GPD5lz chromosome 3, ASM2569854v1, whole genome shotgun sequence contains these proteins:
- the LOC105796735 gene encoding probable methyltransferase PMT3, whose translation is MRGRSDGGQKKRLITSLCAVAIFLGFLYVYYGSIFGSSSNGASALEYGGKSLRKIGSSYLGGDDESSTKSGLEDGDVVVPKTFPVCDDRHSELIPCLDRNIIYQMRLKLDLSVMEHYERHCPPPERRYNCLIPPPPGYKVPIKWPQSRDEVWKANIPHTHLAHEKSDQNWMVVKGEKIVFPGGGTHFHYGADKYIASIANMLNFSHNNLNNEGRVRTVLDVGCGVASFGAYLLSSDIIAMSLAPNDVHQNQIQFALERGIPACLGVLGTKRLPYPSRSFELAHCSRCRIDWLQRDGILLLELDRLLRPGGYFAYSSPEAYAQDEEDLRIWKEMSALVERMCWRIAAKRNQTVIWQKPLTNDCYMERAPGTNPPLCRSDDDPDAVWGVPMEACITPYSDHDQKAKGSGLAPWPARLTSPPPRLADFGYSNEMFEKDTETWRQRVENYWNLLSPKIEANTLRNLMDMKANMGSFAAALKERNVWVMNVIPEDGPNTLKLIYDRGLIGTTHNWCEAFSTYPRTYDLLHAWTVFSDIEKKGCSAEDLLLEMDRILRPKGFIIIRDKQPVIDFVRKYLSALHWEAVATADSSSDSEHEGDNVVFIVQKKLWLTSESILNSE